Proteins encoded in a region of the Triticum dicoccoides isolate Atlit2015 ecotype Zavitan chromosome 3A, WEW_v2.0, whole genome shotgun sequence genome:
- the LOC119269503 gene encoding uncharacterized protein LOC119269503: protein MEGSKNMQESDTASVVKVSREPVIIINGVPDLPPDFASGSQPAVRDTQGSRVDHRFGEWLEGRKVRKQFGDKYFAGKVVKYDSESNWYSVVYDDGDQEDLEWLELEEILLPLDITIPLRKLVMDKFKHQNAVPDYRLKGARSSQGTNGARNQVVVRAVNGLQSNNLPLPGLLQASPSNAETVRAEKLKMQTSKRKTEEVYQPKKRGRPRKDRTISVSGDIQPKKRGRPPKEKNISGESSVHKRNAETVRAEKLKRESLRVRGA, encoded by the coding sequence ATGGAGGGGAGTAAGAACATGCAAGAGTCAGACACTGCATCTGTTGTCAAAGTATCCAGGGAGCCTGTTATCATTATCAATGGTGTCCCAGACTTGCCTCCTGATTTCGCATCTGGTTCACAACCTGCAGTAAGAGACACTCAAGGATCTCGAGTTGATCATCGCTTTGGTGAATGGCTAGAAGGGCGGAAAGTGAGAAAGCAGTTTGGGGACAAGTATTTTGCAGGGAAAGTTGTCAAGTATGACAGTGAAAGCAATTGGTACAGTGTTGTCTATGATGATGGAGACCAGGAAGATCTTGAATGGCTTGAACTGGAGGAGATCCTGCTACCATTGGACATAACCATTCCACTCAGAAAACTTGTTATGGACAAATTCAAACATCAGAATGCTGTTCCTGACTACAGACTTAAGGGGGCTAGATCATCGCAAGGAACTAATGGTGCTCGCAACCAGGTGGTGGTCAGAGCAGTAAATGGCCTACAGTCAAACAACCTGCCACTACCAGGGTTGCTTCAGGCGTCCCCATCAAATGCAGAGACTGTCAGGGCAGAAAAACTGAAGATGCAGACCTCCAAAAGAAAAACTGAGGAGGTATATCAGCCTAAAAAAAGGGGCAGGCCTCGAAAGGATAGAACTATATCAGTATCAGGTGACATTCAACCTAAAAAAAGAGGCAGACCTCCAAAAGAAAAGAACATATCTGGGGAGAGTAGTGTTCATAAGCGCAACGCAGAGACTGTCAGGGCAGAAAAACTGAAGAGAGAAAGCTTGCGTGTTCGAGGGGCATAA
- the LOC119269502 gene encoding putative respiratory burst oxidase homolog protein H, which translates to MASPGGGYADRPAPPLDGMITVDGGGGRTPPPAGLPRPPGFRGLMQQPSRLASGVRQFASRVSMKVPEVVPGIRPGGGRMTRMQSSAQMGLKGLRFLDKTSGSKEGWKAVERRFDEMSKASGRLPKESFGKCIGMGDSKEFAGELFVTLSRRRSIEPEQGITKEQLREFWTEMTDQNFDSRLRIFFDMCDKNGDGMLTEDEVKEVIILSASANKLAKLKSHAATYSSLIMEELDPDDRGYIEIWQLETLLRGMVSAQAPEVKLKRTTSSLARTMIPMRYRSPLKRHVTRTMDFVHENWKRIWLVTLWLAANLALFVYKFEQYKHRSSFQVMGNCVCVAKGAAETLKLNMALILLPVCRNTLTTLRSTALSHVIPFDDNINFHKVLAGAIAVGTVVHTLAHVTCDFPRLVSCPSDKFMALLGPNFGFRQPTYPDLLASAPGVTGILMIIIMTFSFTLAMHTFRRSVVKLPSPLHHLAGFNAFWYAHHLLLLVYVLLVVHSYFIFLTRVWYKKTTWMFLIVPVLFYACERIIRKVRENNYHVNILKAAIYPGNVLSLHMKKPPGFKYKSGMYLFVKCPDVSPFEWHPFSITSAPGDDYLSVHIRTLGDWTSELRNLFGKCFEAQVTSKKATLSRLETTVVADSATEDTRFPKVFIDGPYGAPAQNYKKYDILLLIGLGIGATPFISILKDLLNNIKSNDEVESIHGSEIGSFKNSGPGRAYFYWVTREQGSFDWFKGVMNEVADNDHSDVIEMHNYLTSVYEEGDARSALIAMVQSLQHAKNGVDIVSGSKIRTHFARPNWRKVFSDLANAHKNSRIGVFYCGSPTLTKQLKDLSKEFSQTTTTRFHFHKENF; encoded by the exons ATGGCGTCGCCGGGTGGCGGGTACGCGGACCGGCCAGCGCCGCCGCTGGACGGGATGATCACGGTGGACGGGGGCGGGGGCAGGACGCCGCCGCCGGcggggctgccgaggccgccagggTTCCGGGGGCTGATGCAGCAGCCGTCGCGGCTGGCGTCCGGGGTGCGGCAGTTCGCGTCGCGGGTGTCGATGAAGGTGCCGGAGGTGGTGCCGGGCATCCGGCCGGGCGGCGGGCGGATGACGCGGATGCAGTCCAGCGCGCAGATGGGGCTCAAGGGGCTGCGCTTCCTCGACAAGACCTCCGGGAGCAAGGAGGGCTGGAAGGCCGTCGAGCGCCGCTTCGACGAGATGAGCAAGGCCAGCGGCCGCCTCCCCAAGGAGAGCTTCGGCAAGTGCATCG GCATGGGGGACTCCAAGGAGTTCGCCGGCGAGCTGTTCGTGACGCTGTCGCGGCGGAGGAGCATCGAGCCGGAGCAGGGCATCACCAAGGAGCAGCTCAGGGAGTTCTGGACGGAGATGACCGACCAGAACTTCGACTCGCGGCTCCGCATTTTCTTCGACAT GTGCGACAAGAACGGCGATGGGATGCTCACGGAGGATGAGGTCAAGGAG GTTATTATATTGAGCGCGTCGGCCAACAAGCTGGCCAAGCTCAAGAGCCACGCCGCGACCTACTCGTCGCTCATCATGGAGGAGCTCGACCCCGACGACCGTGGCTACATCGAG ATTTGGCAGCTGGAGACGCTGCTGCGCGGGATGGTGAGCGCGCAGGCGCCGGAGGTGAAGCTGAAGCGGACGACGTCGAGCCTGGCGAGGACGATGATCCCGATGCGGTACCGGAGCCCGCTGAAGCGGCACGTCACCAGGACCATGGACTTCGTCCACGAGAACTGGAAGCGGATATGGCTGGTGACGCTCTGGCTCGCCGCCAACCTCGCCCTCTTCGTCTACAAGTTCGAGCAGTACAAGCACCGGTCCTCCTTCCAGGTCATGGGCAACTGCGTCTGCGTCGCCAAGGGCGCCGCCGAGACGCTCAAGCTCAACATGGCGCTCATCCTGCTGCCCGTCTGCCGCAACACGCTCACCACCCTCCGCTCCACCGCGCTCAGCCACGTCATCCCCTTCGACGACAACATCAACTTCCACAAGGTGCTCGCCGGCGCCATCGCCGTCGGCACGGTGGTGCACACGCTCGCCCACGTCACCTGCGACTTCCCCAGGCTCGTCTCCTGCCCGAGCGACAAGTTCATGGCCCTGCTGGGCCCCAACTTCGGCTTCAGGCAGCCGACGTACCCGGACCTGCTGGCCAGCGCCCCGGGGGTCACCGGCatcctcatgatcatcatcatgacCTTCTCCTTCACGCTGGCCATGCACACCTTCCGGCGGAGCGTCGTCAAGCTGCCCTCGCCGCTGCACCACCTGGCCGGCTTCAACGCCTTCTGGTACGCGCACCACCTGCTGCTGCTCGTCTACGTCCTCCTCGTGGTGCATTCCTACTTCATATTCCTCACCAGGGTCTGGTACAAGAAGACG ACATGGATGTTCCTCATAGTCCCTGTCCTCTTCTACGCCTGCGAGAGAATTATCAGAAAAGTTCGCGAGAACAACTACCACGTGAACATTCTCAAG GCTGCGATTTACCCAGGAAATGTGCTCTCTCTTCACATGAAGAAGCCACCGGGTTTCAAGTACAAGAGTGGGATGTACCTGTTTGTGAAATGCCCCGACGTTTCGCCTTTCGAATG GCATCCGTTCTCCATTACTTCTGCACCTGGAGATGATTACCTGAGCGTGCATATCCGCACGCTAGGTGACTGGACATCTGAACTCAGGAACTTGTTCGGGAAG TGTTTCGAGGCACAAGTTACTTCCAAGAAGGCCACCCTTTCGAGACTTGAAACTACAGTTGTGGCAGACTCTGCGACAGAAGACACCAG GTTTCCTAAGGTCTTCATCGATGGCCCTTATGGTGCACCGGCGCAAAATTACAAGAAATACGACATTCTTTTGCTTATCGGGCTTGGAATTGGCGCCACTCCTTTCATCAGCATATTGAAAGATCTCTTGAACAACATAAAGTCCAATGAT gaggtggaaagtatacACGGTTCTGAGATAGGCAGCTTCAAGAACAGTGGGCCAGGGAGAGCTTACTTCTACTGGGTTACCAGAGAGCAAGGATCCTTCGACTGGTTCAAAGGAGTCATGAATGAAGTCGCTGACAACGATCACAGC GATGTCATAGAGATGCACAATTACCTCACCAGCGTGTATGAAGAAGGCGACGCAAGGTCAGCGCTGATTGCCATGGTTCAGTCACTCCAGCATGCCAAAAATGGTGTTGACATCGTCTCCGGAAGCAAG ATTCGGACACATTTTGCAAGGCCTAACTGGAGAAAAGTGTTCTCTGATTTGGCCAATGCCCACAAGAACTCTCGTATAG GTGTTTTCTATTGTGGATCTCCAACACTCACGAAACAACTCAAGGATCTTTCAAAAGAATTCAGCCAGACAACCACAACTAGGTTTCATTTCCACAAGGAAAATTTCTAA